In a genomic window of Carettochelys insculpta isolate YL-2023 chromosome 19, ASM3395843v1, whole genome shotgun sequence:
- the TEKT1 gene encoding tektin-1 isoform X1 codes for MAKLLQAPPKFLPPEWHISNKAQYATAESERSRSERLVAESQRLVDEIEKTTQKTQSDVNKKIEQRLDEIKFWRQELNDKLEQVVNETEVLLTFKTRLEKALESCKEPLFIAQECLLNRQRRVGIDLVHDEVERELIKEVEVLQGVMALLQRTLEQTSEQIRLNRSAKYNLEMDLKDKFTALTIDNYCSSLTNNTPDIRYATNVVKVEGNSVSPEDWVDFSNVNVEKADKQRNNSLALRALIDRILSQTASDMHKQCETVNTAFKNRVRETKDAKNKLEIHLAKVMDEITSQEKNTAALKKAIIDKEGPAKVAQTRLETRTHRPNVELCRDMVQYRLISEVQEITNNIQRLKDTLAQAEMELKGLSRRQLSLEEEIQVKENTLYIDEVLCMQMRESISINNF; via the exons atggccAAACTGTTGCAAGCTCCACCCAAATTCCTCCCCCCAGAGTGGCATATTTCAAACAAAGCACAGTATGCCACTGCAGAGAGTGAAAGATCCAGGTCAGAGCGACTAGTAGCTGAGAGCCAGAGGCTGGTGGATGAAATCGAAAAAACAACTCAGAAGACCCAAAGTGACGTCAACAAGAAAATAG AACAGAGACTTGATGAAATAAAGTTCTGGAGGCAAGAATTAAACGACAAACTAGAACAGGTTGTTAATGAGACAGAGGTGCTGTTGACTTTTAAGACAAGGCTAGAGAAAGCATTGGAGAGCTGTAAAGAGCCACTATTCATTGCTCAAGAGTGTCTCTTGAACAG GCAGAGGCGAGTTGGGATTGACTTGGTCCATGATGAAGTGGAGCGGGAACTGATAAAGGAAGTTGAAGTGCTTCAAGGTGTTATGGCTTTGCTACAGCGCACACTGGAACAAACCAGTGAGCAAATCAG GCTAAACCGTTCAGCTAAATACAATCTGGAGATGGATCTAAAAGACAAATTCACCGCCTTGACAATTGATAATTACTGTTCCAGCTTGACAAACAATACACCTGATATAAGATATGCCACAAACGTAGTGAAGGTTGAAGGAAA CTCCGTGAGCCCTGAAGACTGGGTAGATTTCTCGAATGTAAATGTTGAAAAGGCAGACAAGCAGAGGAACAACTCTTTGGCGCTCAGGGCCTTGATTGACCGAATCTTATCCCAGACAGCGAGTGACATGCACAAGCAGTGTGAGACAGTGAACACTGCTTTTAAGAACAGGGTGAGGGAGACAAAAGATGCAAAGAACAAACTGGAGATCCACCTTGCTAAG GTGATGGATGAGATTACATCCCAGGAGAAGAACACTGCAGCCTTAAAGAAAGCTATCATCGATAAAGAAGGCCCTGCCAAAGTGGCTCAGACGCGCCTGGAGACGCGGACCCATCGTCCCAATGTGGAGCTGTGTCGTGATATGGTGCAATACAGGCTGATCAGCGAGGTTCAGGAAATTACAAACAATATTCAGAG ACTAAAGGACACGTTGGCACAAGCTGAGATGGAGCTGAAAGGTCTGAGCCGTCGACAGCTTTCACTGGAGGAGGAGATCCAGGTCAAAGAGAACACACTGTACATCGACGAAGTGCTGTGCATGCAGATGAGGGAGTCCATTTCCATTAACAATTTCTGA
- the TEKT1 gene encoding tektin-1 isoform X3 codes for MAKLLQAPPKFLPPEWHISNKAQYATAESERSRSERLVAESQRLVDEIEKTTQKTQSDVNKKIEQRLDEIKFWRQELNDKLEQVVNETEVLLTFKTRLEKALESCKEPLFIAQECLLNRQRRVGIDLVHDEVERELIKEVEVLQGVMALLQRTLEQTSEQISSVSPEDWVDFSNVNVEKADKQRNNSLALRALIDRILSQTASDMHKQCETVNTAFKNRVRETKDAKNKLEIHLAKVMDEITSQEKNTAALKKAIIDKEGPAKVAQTRLETRTHRPNVELCRDMVQYRLISEVQEITNNIQRLKDTLAQAEMELKGLSRRQLSLEEEIQVKENTLYIDEVLCMQMRESISINNF; via the exons atggccAAACTGTTGCAAGCTCCACCCAAATTCCTCCCCCCAGAGTGGCATATTTCAAACAAAGCACAGTATGCCACTGCAGAGAGTGAAAGATCCAGGTCAGAGCGACTAGTAGCTGAGAGCCAGAGGCTGGTGGATGAAATCGAAAAAACAACTCAGAAGACCCAAAGTGACGTCAACAAGAAAATAG AACAGAGACTTGATGAAATAAAGTTCTGGAGGCAAGAATTAAACGACAAACTAGAACAGGTTGTTAATGAGACAGAGGTGCTGTTGACTTTTAAGACAAGGCTAGAGAAAGCATTGGAGAGCTGTAAAGAGCCACTATTCATTGCTCAAGAGTGTCTCTTGAACAG GCAGAGGCGAGTTGGGATTGACTTGGTCCATGATGAAGTGGAGCGGGAACTGATAAAGGAAGTTGAAGTGCTTCAAGGTGTTATGGCTTTGCTACAGCGCACACTGGAACAAACCAGTGAGCAAATCAG CTCCGTGAGCCCTGAAGACTGGGTAGATTTCTCGAATGTAAATGTTGAAAAGGCAGACAAGCAGAGGAACAACTCTTTGGCGCTCAGGGCCTTGATTGACCGAATCTTATCCCAGACAGCGAGTGACATGCACAAGCAGTGTGAGACAGTGAACACTGCTTTTAAGAACAGGGTGAGGGAGACAAAAGATGCAAAGAACAAACTGGAGATCCACCTTGCTAAG GTGATGGATGAGATTACATCCCAGGAGAAGAACACTGCAGCCTTAAAGAAAGCTATCATCGATAAAGAAGGCCCTGCCAAAGTGGCTCAGACGCGCCTGGAGACGCGGACCCATCGTCCCAATGTGGAGCTGTGTCGTGATATGGTGCAATACAGGCTGATCAGCGAGGTTCAGGAAATTACAAACAATATTCAGAG ACTAAAGGACACGTTGGCACAAGCTGAGATGGAGCTGAAAGGTCTGAGCCGTCGACAGCTTTCACTGGAGGAGGAGATCCAGGTCAAAGAGAACACACTGTACATCGACGAAGTGCTGTGCATGCAGATGAGGGAGTCCATTTCCATTAACAATTTCTGA
- the TEKT1 gene encoding tektin-1 isoform X2 has protein sequence MAKLLQAPPKFLPPEWHISNKAQYATAESERSRSERLVAESQRLVDEIEKTTQKTQSDVNKKIEQRLDEIKFWRQELNDKLEQVVNETEVLLTFKTRLEKALESCKEPLFIAQECLLNRQRRVGIDLVHDEVERELIKEVEVLQGVMALLQRTLEQTSEQIRLNRSAKYNLEMDLKDKFTALTIDNYCSSLTNNTPDIRYATNVVKVEGNSVSPEDWVDFSNVNVEKADKQRNNSLALRALIDRILSQTASDMHKQCETVNTAFKNRVRETKDAKNKLEIHLAKVMDEITSQEKNTAALKKAIIDKEGPAKVAQTRLETRTHRPNVELCRDMVQYRLISEVQEITNNIQRVCLPV, from the exons atggccAAACTGTTGCAAGCTCCACCCAAATTCCTCCCCCCAGAGTGGCATATTTCAAACAAAGCACAGTATGCCACTGCAGAGAGTGAAAGATCCAGGTCAGAGCGACTAGTAGCTGAGAGCCAGAGGCTGGTGGATGAAATCGAAAAAACAACTCAGAAGACCCAAAGTGACGTCAACAAGAAAATAG AACAGAGACTTGATGAAATAAAGTTCTGGAGGCAAGAATTAAACGACAAACTAGAACAGGTTGTTAATGAGACAGAGGTGCTGTTGACTTTTAAGACAAGGCTAGAGAAAGCATTGGAGAGCTGTAAAGAGCCACTATTCATTGCTCAAGAGTGTCTCTTGAACAG GCAGAGGCGAGTTGGGATTGACTTGGTCCATGATGAAGTGGAGCGGGAACTGATAAAGGAAGTTGAAGTGCTTCAAGGTGTTATGGCTTTGCTACAGCGCACACTGGAACAAACCAGTGAGCAAATCAG GCTAAACCGTTCAGCTAAATACAATCTGGAGATGGATCTAAAAGACAAATTCACCGCCTTGACAATTGATAATTACTGTTCCAGCTTGACAAACAATACACCTGATATAAGATATGCCACAAACGTAGTGAAGGTTGAAGGAAA CTCCGTGAGCCCTGAAGACTGGGTAGATTTCTCGAATGTAAATGTTGAAAAGGCAGACAAGCAGAGGAACAACTCTTTGGCGCTCAGGGCCTTGATTGACCGAATCTTATCCCAGACAGCGAGTGACATGCACAAGCAGTGTGAGACAGTGAACACTGCTTTTAAGAACAGGGTGAGGGAGACAAAAGATGCAAAGAACAAACTGGAGATCCACCTTGCTAAG GTGATGGATGAGATTACATCCCAGGAGAAGAACACTGCAGCCTTAAAGAAAGCTATCATCGATAAAGAAGGCCCTGCCAAAGTGGCTCAGACGCGCCTGGAGACGCGGACCCATCGTCCCAATGTGGAGCTGTGTCGTGATATGGTGCAATACAGGCTGATCAGCGAGGTTCAGGAAATTACAAACAATATTCAGAG agtttgtcTGCCTGTTTGA